The sequence GCGATCAGTCAGTTATCGCGATATCGACAATTCAAGTCATCGGCATCGATACTTCTGTGCGCTAAGCGTATTTACGCTCTTTCGTCGCTCGCGACAGAACGCTGAAATGCACGATAAGAGAATTAGGGGAGCTTAGCACTGAAAATCGATGAATTGTAATTTTGGCGAGCTCATGTTGCAGAGACGAGAAGAAAGACTTCTCCTTCGCCAAAAGAAAAGTGAAAGAGAAGCGACGAGAAAATATGAGGCTCATTTTCGCGCGTCTATTAGCGTCCAGACTAAACTCGGGGAGATTATATCGGCATTTAGGAAGCTCTCGCGCCCACCGCGTTTTACAAgttaaaagagatatttttacttaagttaataattaacttttatctTGACTTATAAGTgctattattttactattgttttacttatttctttttcttgtttacTAGACAGGAAATACTGAGATTTTCGTTCGCGCGGGATTTTCCACGCAAAAATATCTGTCTGATAGCTCGCTACTTGTCTGCGGCAGTTGTGAGACTTCCTTTATGCctgaacaatatttttttcaacggTTCATCGCGAGATCCCGTAGTTTGCGTAAATGGAGAATCCGCATCGTGTTGCGAACGCTTCGAATGTCCGCAGACACACAAACGCCAGGCGTAACGTTCTGAGCAACGCGTCGTACGGGCTCACGTGCACCAAGGATGCCGAGTACAAGTGCAGCGTGAACTACAGCAGCCGCCTGCAACAGGAGAAGAATTATTTGCAGCGCAGCGTTTCCGCGGACAATGTTGTGATTCGTTCGCGCGGTTACAAGCCGTCCGACAGACACGATCCGGTGAAAAGGAACTTCCTCGAGAGTCTCACTTCGAAAATATTGCACTTCGACATGGTGAGTCGTCGAGACGTCAAAATTGTTTAGCAATTCCGTTGAATCGATACAGTTTTGCGCGACAATTGCTCATTTCATTGCAGGAAGGGGGCGAGACTACTCCGATTAACTTGCAAAAATTGCTCACCCCGGCGTCGGACTCTCATGAGCTAGTACAGTCGAAAAATAGTACGTTCCCTCATCAATGTCattattaactaattaataattaataaaataattcatgacAGTATATATagcttttaaaattatttgtggACGACAGTCGGTCAAttccaaattatattatctatatatgaagtttttcagaaaaaaagaatttgtttCTTGAAATTGAAGacatcaaaaattaatttccagaAAAAATGTTTGCGTCCTCGTATTTTTACGCGCCGACGCATCCGACGGTCGAGGATCAGGTAGAACTTGCTCGGCGAATTTCGCATTCTCTTAGCGATGTGAAAAATGTGAAGAGCAAAGGACAGAGCATGTATGTGAACAGAAAGAAACGATCCGTTAAGTGGATCCACGACGGCAACGGTATGCACAGCAAaatttcttctaatttatcTCTCCAATAAATAAAAGCTGCATTTTTTCGCTAGGCgaattagaaaaatttcatctttttatatttgcgataaaaatttgCCTATTTTATACAGCTATAGTATCGGAGATAATATTTCGCAGGTATCGAGGATGAAGAGGAATCGACTACAACCATTCATAAGGTAAACAGAATAAAGTATAGCGCATCAATAGTGATCTTTCACGACCTGCCGAAATTTGGTGAAATAAAATCTCTCCTGATAGGACAAGCTTCCTCTCAAATGCGTGATGAATCCATGCGGAAAAGTGTTGGATATCCACGGCATTCAGGCACTAGGTGAGGAAGTCAATATCGCGCCGAAAAATCCCGAGAAGCTCTTCGATATCGTTCGCGACTTGAACACTCAGAAAGGACGTGGTAAATAAATTAGCcaacataaattaattataaaactaaCGACGTTACATTTTGcgtaaatgataaaatgtttATCATAATTCTATTTGTTCTATTCTATTTGTTGTATGATGTAACAATGTACGATTGGTGCAAGAAGTGCGATATTTCTATCTGATATATTGTTGTTGTACATAATGTTGCCAAAAGACAATTCGCAGGCGCTGAGATATTTGCGAAACGTAGAAAAAGGTCGGAAAAGTGGGTGGTGGATCAAGAGCAACCGCAGACACCTAATACACCCACTACGCCGAAAACGCCAATGTATCCGGAGAAACCGGTAAGCGCAATTTTAATGCAttctgtataatttttattctttataaatacatGGAATAATAATCTCTTACTcctatttttgtataaattaaatatgttttcctataaaaagagaaaagtgaataaataatttttttagttcgtagaaagattttatttcttaaaaaacttaaaaattattgcaaaaattaatagtAACGTTTTGCTGTGTAAACATTTCGTAATACTCATGCCGCGATTTCAGGAAATTAATGGTAACGCGAAGTTGATGACGCCGTCATCATTGACACCTCGCACGCCGGTTTCGAACATCGACAAACCGTTTTACAATCCTTTCACGGTGGACATCTCCCTCGACAACGCAAATGTGCCGATAGCAGGTGCGTACAACGTAAATACAATGATCAACAGAATAATCTCGACTGCAAGGTGATCTCACTTGGCAGATTTCGTTGGCAAACGGTGAGGTCGGTTTTCTATTCTATATTATCCGCGGCATTGTAAGATCATGAACAGCCATTAATGTCGTCAGAGTCTTGAAAAgcaaagtaaaaatttatgcGTCGAACATTGAACGTTTTCTCTGAATCTTATTTTGCGTTTTTAAGAAACGCAATataacacaaaataaaattatataaaaaaagaaaacatagcataattttatgtaacttaaatagagagagagagtcttAAAAAGCGGAATCGCGCTCCCttttttgaaaatgaaaagCAGCTTGCAATTTATAAAGAAGTGCTCTAGAATTTCAACGGTACTTGACACGGCTCCGAAATAAAGATCAATGTTGGATCGACCGGTTGAAGCTCGAGTTGAATGATCTTTGATGTCCTAATTGGCAAGTGTCGTCGATGTTATTTAATCGGCACGAGACGTACGTACGTGCCTGACATCCCTGACGATGTATCTGAGACAAACATACACTGTATCTTCCGATATCTTTCATTCTGCTCATAACAGTTAATCGATAGAAAAATTAAGTGCATTGTCTGAAGTAAATGTGTAATCTTGTTGATAAAATAACACCTAATATATTGCTGTTACTAAGCGTATGTTACAGAGATCAAGGATAAGCTCAGATTacagataaagataaaaataaagttaatttcctttttttgatAAGATAGAATCAAAGTATTTATTCTAAAAAGACATAATAgcttttagaaaaaaaagatagatgtgtatatataaaatcttgcattcttttaagaaatattaactatAGGTGTATATTCttcagaaaaaattaaatttaaaaatgaagttgaatagaatagaaatatatttatattttgaaaacacacacatataatattctattttattaataattaatacatttcatatttttttattttttattaattagtatTTTTAAACGTAGTTTCCTTTGATTCCtgcaaaaaatatgttatactTAATATATGATACCGCAACAAGGCTTATTTCCGCCGCTGCGCTTGCTGCTTCAATCttaatttgcaaattacaGACAGGTACCGATCGCACTGCAACACTAACCAGTGCAGTCACTTCAGCGaagtaaaaaagatttatttgcgaGAGGTAGCGGTCGGCACAGACTCCGATTTCCCTCCGGACCAATCTCGATCATCCGTCATCGAAAAATCTCGACGTATCGCTTTCGAGCCTACTAACGATCGCGCTAATATCGCCAGTAATCGTGCAAATAACAGTAACAGATACATTAACAAGGACAGTTATCAGTCGCCGAGAAAACCCAACTTCTACAACGGACGGAACAACTATGACGAAGACACGAGGCTCCAAAAGCATTTCGACAATAAGTATAACGGTAATGCGACGGACAACAAGATCGCGAACGAGCAACAAAACGGCAGCCACGCGCAGAATGTCAACGAGGAAACCGAGTACACTCCCGTACCGGTGAAGCAACTGATACAGGAATTCGAGAAGACGTGCCGACCGGTTCTACAATACAAGCAGATCAGCCCGAAGATCATTCCAATCGTGCAGCAGTGTCCGTTGGATAACGATATAGCGCGCTTCTTCGAGACGAGAAGTCGCGCGAAGTACAACAACAACCCGGAGGAGGATGCGTACGCGATACGGTGAGACTCCGCGGTTTTTAATTCACGTATTTTTGGATTGATAGGCGGGAGATCGCGCCGAATGgttcttcaattttattaattaattatacagcgCGTGTGAAGGCTACGAGGGTTCTGCGAAGCCGCAGACCCGGTGCAACGGTCGGTTATGCGCCACGCATGAGACCTACCAGAAACTGCAGTCCCGGCGCAACGGACAATTGTACGGAGACCGCCGCGAGAGTTACGAAGGAGCGGCGAAGCTGCAGCCTCGCTGCAACGGCTACGTTTCCACGGACGAAAGCGAGTACACGACGGACGACAGCGATTCCGAGGATATCGCCGACTATCAGAGCGAGGCGGGGCCCGTGGACCGCGGCAATTCCGCACCATCCGCCCTGCTGAACTGCTGCGACAGCAGCGAATACTCGTTCGCGTTCGAGGACGAGTACTCGAGTACCGCGAGACGTCGTTCGACCACCTCGCAGGAGCTGGAGGCTCTTTACGGGAACGACGTGGATGCGAGATACGTTAACACCGAGGCCGAGATGCCTCCCGAGGTGAAATCGTTGATGCTCTCGATGATCGCCTCGCAGGAGGACATACTCGAGACGAAAAAACACCTGCGTAGCACACCGGTCCTGGATAATCTCTTAGGCACCACCACGCCAGAATTCAAACTCGCTGACGCTAACCCGGAGCTAGGCAAGTTAACACGCACGCGCTTTAGTAATCCCGATGTGCCACTGctattgcatattaaatgtataaaacagTCTCTTTAACATAACATTGCTTCTAATTCCTATGTAAGGTCTGATAGAAAGTTTATTAATGGAAATTAGTCATAAAATtgttgaattatattaattatataaaatatacgaaagagaaatctctcttttacacactaaaaaaatacagaattGTGAGGAGACAGAAAGATGCAAACAAATTTTACAAGACTTAtacttttccttcttctttttcatgtGCGTTTTTCATGTGactaattgtaattaaagatagaaaaaaataacagtTTAATTCAAacttatcaaaattatatttgaagaaaaagaaggaaaaaggaaaccTCGATTAATGATATCTGATGATTTTGTGATACCCTAAATCTGCAGATTTATATTCagtgttttaattttcaggCAATAAACTGTACGAGAACGACAATTATGCTGGACCGAAATTGTCCAGCCTCCACAATTTGACGAATTACAATACGGCGCCGCGTGGATGGGATCAGTCTTTCACTATCTATCGGCCTATTAAATTCGAGAAACCGCAGGAAATCATGTATTCTGATTTTTAAGCATaatgaatattgaattttgtaattacgGTCCTTTTACACGTTGGTACgcatcataaattaatttttcatcaataatttttttccataCATTACCAttcctaataataatatataaataatgtataatccatgcatgtacatatattaaaatttaaaaaaatataagaataagataaataaacgTAAGCAATTGATGcatcattaatttaatctaaaaaaagtttattaaattaaatttaacgaaattaaataaaattttcttctagGAGCTGAAGGATCGATTGTAAATCCGGTCTCTCCGAGGCATCGACGAGAACTACTGGAATACGTTTTTCGCATTCTTTCGCGCATCGTGCATCCTCATTAGCGTCATAATTTACACCAGCGATCTGCCCGAATAGTTGACCACGAATAGCATATACGACATCAACGGCGTGATACACGCGACATGGTTTGGAGTTTCGTTTTGCTTGGTATACCTCTACCTCTTTTATCCCTCactgagatatatatatatatatatatatatatatttagtgtTGTTTATGTTTTGGCGGTGTtacattattgcattttactttattatattattcaaataaatatgttgTTTTCCTAAGTCTCGCCGTGGTTTGTTCGCGACGTTTGTTCGTCTCCCCCTAgctcttaattaaatttatatggcGTTTCTGGATGTGACAATAATACATATTGCACATTTCACACACACAGGAACAGTCTTttgtaatattcaaaataaacgaATTGATCTTTAATCATTTGATACATAttaatgtaacaaaatataacgCAAGATGAAAACTTTTAATCTCTTTCGagaattataacattatataataattttcagaatttaatacattatataataatgcttGAGTCAATTGTCAATTCTTTCAAGATTAGACTATGAAACTCGAGTACGGTAAACatctgataataatatatacgataaTAATCTATCGATAActaatttttcaaatgtaaACAAGATAGCATTTCaacattattaatgtttgataAGCTCgtcgtctctttttcttttttttattaaaagcagCATTTTCATTATTCTCGGAGGAGAAAAACCGCGCGAATCAATGCGAACATTTTTGCTATCTCGAAATTCCAGGCGTTATAACGGGACTCCGTCCGAAAATATCCCCGGTAGATAATAAGCCTCTATGGTTTTCTGTTCGTGATCATCAGCGAACCTGCATCAGCCGTTTATCCGGCACGGCACGCTATCGCGCACAGACGCGCGCTCGGTCAACGGTATAAATATAGGAGG comes from Ooceraea biroi isolate clonal line C1 chromosome 8, Obir_v5.4, whole genome shotgun sequence and encodes:
- the LOC105285666 gene encoding uncharacterized protein LOC105285666 isoform X4; protein product: MENPHRVANASNVRRHTNARRNVLSNASYGLTCTKDAEYKCSVNYSSRLQQEKNYLQRSVSADNVVIRSRGYKPSDRHDPVKRNFLESLTSKILHFDMEGGETTPINLQKLLTPASDSHELVQSKNKKMFASSYFYAPTHPTVEDQVELARRISHSLSDVKNVKSKGQSMYVNRKKRSVKWIHDGNGIEDEEESTTTIHKDKLPLKCVMNPCGKVLDIHGIQALGEEVNIAPKNPEKLFDIVRDLNTQKGRGAEIFAKRRKRSEKWVVDQEQPQTPNTPTTPKTPMYPEKPEINGNAKLMTPSSLTPRTPVSNIDKPFYNPFTVDISLDNANVPIADRYRSHCNTNQCSHFSEVKKIYLREVAVGTDSDFPPDQSRSSVIEKSRRIAFEPTNDRANIASNRANNSNRYINKDSYQSPRKPNFYNGRNNYDEDTRLQKHFDNKYNGNATDNKIANEQQNGSHAQNVNEETEYTPVPVKQLIQEFEKTCRPVLQYKQISPKIIPIVQQCPLDNDIARFFETRSRAKYNNNPEEDAYAIRACEGYEGSAKPQTRCNGRLCATHETYQKLQSRRNGQLYGDRRESYEGAAKLQPRCNGYVSTDESEYTTDDSDSEDIADYQSEAGPVDRGNSAPSALLNCCDSSEYSFAFEDEYSSTARRRSTTSQELEALYGNDVDARYVNTEAEMPPEVKSLMLSMIASQEDILETKKHLRSTPVLDNLLGTTTPEFKLADANPELGNKLYENDNYAGPKLSSLHNLTNYNTAPRGWDQSFTIYRPIKFEKPQEIMYSDF
- the LOC105285666 gene encoding uncharacterized protein LOC105285666 isoform X1, with translation MYIKCGPQRTGTTSGSLPGRRAEVTTRRPFFLSVSLNHIGIKSWGKESCRERHTNARRNVLSNASYGLTCTKDAEYKCSVNYSSRLQQEKNYLQRSVSADNVVIRSRGYKPSDRHDPVKRNFLESLTSKILHFDMEGGETTPINLQKLLTPASDSHELVQSKNKKMFASSYFYAPTHPTVEDQVELARRISHSLSDVKNVKSKGQSMYVNRKKRSVKWIHDGNGIEDEEESTTTIHKDKLPLKCVMNPCGKVLDIHGIQALGEEVNIAPKNPEKLFDIVRDLNTQKGRGAEIFAKRRKRSEKWVVDQEQPQTPNTPTTPKTPMYPEKPEINGNAKLMTPSSLTPRTPVSNIDKPFYNPFTVDISLDNANVPIADRYRSHCNTNQCSHFSEVKKIYLREVAVGTDSDFPPDQSRSSVIEKSRRIAFEPTNDRANIASNRANNSNRYINKDSYQSPRKPNFYNGRNNYDEDTRLQKHFDNKYNGNATDNKIANEQQNGSHAQNVNEETEYTPVPVKQLIQEFEKTCRPVLQYKQISPKIIPIVQQCPLDNDIARFFETRSRAKYNNNPEEDAYAIRACEGYEGSAKPQTRCNGRLCATHETYQKLQSRRNGQLYGDRRESYEGAAKLQPRCNGYVSTDESEYTTDDSDSEDIADYQSEAGPVDRGNSAPSALLNCCDSSEYSFAFEDEYSSTARRRSTTSQELEALYGNDVDARYVNTEAEMPPEVKSLMLSMIASQEDILETKKHLRSTPVLDNLLGTTTPEFKLADANPELGNKLYENDNYAGPKLSSLHNLTNYNTAPRGWDQSFTIYRPIKFEKPQEIMYSDF
- the LOC105285666 gene encoding uncharacterized protein LOC105285666 isoform X2, with product MYIKCGPQRTGTTSGSLPGRRAEVTTRRPFFLSVSLNHIGIKSWGKESCRERHTNARRNVLSNASYGLTCTKDAEYKCSVNYSSRLQQEKNYLQRSVSADNVVIRSRGYKPSDRHDPVKRNFLESLTSKILHFDMEGGETTPINLQKLLTPASDSHELVQSKNKKMFASSYFYAPTHPTVEDQVELARRISHSLSDVKNVKSKGQSMYVNRKKRSVKWIHDGNGIEDEEESTTTIHKDKLPLKCVMNPCGKVLDIHGIQALGEEVNIAPKNPEKLFDIVRDLNTQKGRGAEIFAKRRKRSEKWVVDQEQPQTPNTPTTPKTPMYPEKPEINGNAKLMTPSSLTPRTPVSNIDKPFYNPFTVDISLDNANVPIADRYRSHCNTNQCSHFSEVKKIYLREVAVGTDSDFPPDQSRSSVIEKSRRIAFEPTNDRANIASNRANNSNRYINKDSYQSPRKPNFYNGRNNYDEDTRLQKHFDNKYNGNATDNKIANEQQNGSHAQNVNEETEYTPVPVKQLIQEFEKTCRPVLQYKQISPKIIPIVQQCPLDNDIARFFETRSRAKYNNNPEEDAYAIRACEGYEGSAKPQTRCNGRLCATHETYQKLQSRRNGQLYGDRRESYEGAAKLQPRCNGYVSTDESEYTTDDSDSEDIADYQSEAGPVDRGNSAPSALLNCCDSSEYSFAFEDEYSSTARRRSTTSQELEALYGNDVDARYVNTEAEMPPEVKSLMLSMIASQEDILETKKHLRSTPVLDNLLGTTTPEFKLADANPELGNKLYENDNYAGPKLSSLHNLTNYNTAPRGWDQSFTIYRPIKFEKPQEIMS
- the LOC105285666 gene encoding uncharacterized protein LOC105285666 isoform X5 produces the protein MRRASFDKHTNARRNVLSNASYGLTCTKDAEYKCSVNYSSRLQQEKNYLQRSVSADNVVIRSRGYKPSDRHDPVKRNFLESLTSKILHFDMEGGETTPINLQKLLTPASDSHELVQSKNKKMFASSYFYAPTHPTVEDQVELARRISHSLSDVKNVKSKGQSMYVNRKKRSVKWIHDGNGIEDEEESTTTIHKDKLPLKCVMNPCGKVLDIHGIQALGEEVNIAPKNPEKLFDIVRDLNTQKGRGAEIFAKRRKRSEKWVVDQEQPQTPNTPTTPKTPMYPEKPEINGNAKLMTPSSLTPRTPVSNIDKPFYNPFTVDISLDNANVPIADRYRSHCNTNQCSHFSEVKKIYLREVAVGTDSDFPPDQSRSSVIEKSRRIAFEPTNDRANIASNRANNSNRYINKDSYQSPRKPNFYNGRNNYDEDTRLQKHFDNKYNGNATDNKIANEQQNGSHAQNVNEETEYTPVPVKQLIQEFEKTCRPVLQYKQISPKIIPIVQQCPLDNDIARFFETRSRAKYNNNPEEDAYAIRACEGYEGSAKPQTRCNGRLCATHETYQKLQSRRNGQLYGDRRESYEGAAKLQPRCNGYVSTDESEYTTDDSDSEDIADYQSEAGPVDRGNSAPSALLNCCDSSEYSFAFEDEYSSTARRRSTTSQELEALYGNDVDARYVNTEAEMPPEVKSLMLSMIASQEDILETKKHLRSTPVLDNLLGTTTPEFKLADANPELGNKLYENDNYAGPKLSSLHNLTNYNTAPRGWDQSFTIYRPIKFEKPQEIMYSDF
- the LOC105285666 gene encoding uncharacterized protein LOC105285666 isoform X3 — protein: MAGTGAFKNTALRQMSTTTFSHTNARRNVLSNASYGLTCTKDAEYKCSVNYSSRLQQEKNYLQRSVSADNVVIRSRGYKPSDRHDPVKRNFLESLTSKILHFDMEGGETTPINLQKLLTPASDSHELVQSKNKKMFASSYFYAPTHPTVEDQVELARRISHSLSDVKNVKSKGQSMYVNRKKRSVKWIHDGNGIEDEEESTTTIHKDKLPLKCVMNPCGKVLDIHGIQALGEEVNIAPKNPEKLFDIVRDLNTQKGRGAEIFAKRRKRSEKWVVDQEQPQTPNTPTTPKTPMYPEKPEINGNAKLMTPSSLTPRTPVSNIDKPFYNPFTVDISLDNANVPIADRYRSHCNTNQCSHFSEVKKIYLREVAVGTDSDFPPDQSRSSVIEKSRRIAFEPTNDRANIASNRANNSNRYINKDSYQSPRKPNFYNGRNNYDEDTRLQKHFDNKYNGNATDNKIANEQQNGSHAQNVNEETEYTPVPVKQLIQEFEKTCRPVLQYKQISPKIIPIVQQCPLDNDIARFFETRSRAKYNNNPEEDAYAIRACEGYEGSAKPQTRCNGRLCATHETYQKLQSRRNGQLYGDRRESYEGAAKLQPRCNGYVSTDESEYTTDDSDSEDIADYQSEAGPVDRGNSAPSALLNCCDSSEYSFAFEDEYSSTARRRSTTSQELEALYGNDVDARYVNTEAEMPPEVKSLMLSMIASQEDILETKKHLRSTPVLDNLLGTTTPEFKLADANPELGNKLYENDNYAGPKLSSLHNLTNYNTAPRGWDQSFTIYRPIKFEKPQEIMYSDF
- the LOC105285666 gene encoding uncharacterized protein LOC105285666 isoform X6, which produces MTITSSHTNARRNVLSNASYGLTCTKDAEYKCSVNYSSRLQQEKNYLQRSVSADNVVIRSRGYKPSDRHDPVKRNFLESLTSKILHFDMEGGETTPINLQKLLTPASDSHELVQSKNKKMFASSYFYAPTHPTVEDQVELARRISHSLSDVKNVKSKGQSMYVNRKKRSVKWIHDGNGIEDEEESTTTIHKDKLPLKCVMNPCGKVLDIHGIQALGEEVNIAPKNPEKLFDIVRDLNTQKGRGAEIFAKRRKRSEKWVVDQEQPQTPNTPTTPKTPMYPEKPEINGNAKLMTPSSLTPRTPVSNIDKPFYNPFTVDISLDNANVPIADRYRSHCNTNQCSHFSEVKKIYLREVAVGTDSDFPPDQSRSSVIEKSRRIAFEPTNDRANIASNRANNSNRYINKDSYQSPRKPNFYNGRNNYDEDTRLQKHFDNKYNGNATDNKIANEQQNGSHAQNVNEETEYTPVPVKQLIQEFEKTCRPVLQYKQISPKIIPIVQQCPLDNDIARFFETRSRAKYNNNPEEDAYAIRACEGYEGSAKPQTRCNGRLCATHETYQKLQSRRNGQLYGDRRESYEGAAKLQPRCNGYVSTDESEYTTDDSDSEDIADYQSEAGPVDRGNSAPSALLNCCDSSEYSFAFEDEYSSTARRRSTTSQELEALYGNDVDARYVNTEAEMPPEVKSLMLSMIASQEDILETKKHLRSTPVLDNLLGTTTPEFKLADANPELGNKLYENDNYAGPKLSSLHNLTNYNTAPRGWDQSFTIYRPIKFEKPQEIMYSDF